atagaatgtcaagtctaatggtcttcaagttggggttttccacaaaaaatccaagcaaggttccaccgtttcgtggaagggtccgtggaatccatctgaacgccaataagaatagcgttattAAGATTAGCGCTTTTACTATTCCACCACTatacttgcacttccatccacggttccaaatgctgaggtggcgtggaagatggaagatggaactcttccagcataagactttctctaagaatagcgtttaacgctattcttattggcgttcagatggattccacggacccttccacgaaacggtggaaccttgcttggattttctgtggaaaaccccaacttggaagccattagacttgacattccatgatttttccacacttagaacaggttggattccaccataagacttgctcttaatagcgctaaaaaacgctattaagaataacgtttTTTTTGTCCATAAATTtaagatgagttgttgaaatctaatgactgagaaaaaaacgctattcttaatagcgtttttttagcgttattaagaataacgtttttttagtgctattaagaatagcgttttcactattccaccactacacttgcacttccatccacgattccaaatgctgaggtggcgtggaagatggaagatgaaactcttccaccataagacttgctcttatagaGAGGAAGCCAAAGAATTATAGGATGGGGCTGCAAAAATCTCCTATGGGTGCAAACAACATTTTTAAAGGGGTCTAAAAATGCAAAAACAGACTtgtataagaaaaagaaaaaaaatcttaaaaggcCTAAAAATGGGCATCCAAGCCAGATGGGCAAGGTGCAAATGCACACCCTTTCAATGGGCCGGTTCTGCCCCATATTCCTATGTAGAGCTGGGCTGGAGAAATAAATTCATTAGGTGTCTGTTAGACGATGATGATGCGTCAAAAACCAGAAGGTTGTAGAAACCACCGGAAGAAAGGAGAAATAAATTCTTCAGGTCCTTCTCGAAAATTCAAGATTCGACCATAATATGTTATTCTGAGCAAAACCTCTCTATAAATTCCACCCAACGACATTCAACTCATCAACAATCAAAAGCAATCAATCAAAAGCAAAGCAAGTTACTTACTACCAAACAATTTGTCAATTCCGTCTGCAAATCCAATTTTGAATAAACCCTTTTCATCAGTTCTCATTTTTCTCAGCTAGAACTAAAAATGTCGATCATCCCAAGTTTCTTTAGCAACCAACGGAGTAACGTTTTTGATCCATTTTCACTTGATATTTGGGATCCTTTCCAAGGTTTTCCTTTCTCTACCGGTGCTCTAACCGGACAGCAAGGTGGTTCTGATATTGCAAGAGAGACATCACAATTAGCAAACACAAGGATTGATTGGAAAGAAACCCCAGAAGCTCATATCTTCAGAGCTGATCTTCCTGGTGTTAAAAAGGAGGAAGTgaaagttgaagttgaagaagggaGAGTTCTGAAGATAAGCGGAGAAAAGAGTAGAGAAAGTGAAGAGAAGAATGACAAGTGGCATAGAGTTGAACGGAGCAGCGGCAAGTTTTTGAGGAGATTTAGATTGCCGGAGAATACTAAAATGGAGGAAGTGAAAGCCACAATGGAGAATGGAGTTCTTACTGTTTCTGTTCCTAAAGTTGAACAGAAGAAACCTGAAGTCAAGTCCATCGAGATTTCCGGTTCATCGGATGCCTGAAAACACGACCGGAAATATGAAACAATCGGAAATATGAAGTCCGAAAGTACTTTGCAGTTATGTTACTAGTATGACTTAGAATGTTGTGTGAGTTGTGTAAGAGTAAGTGTCTATGT
This genomic stretch from Papaver somniferum cultivar HN1 chromosome 5, ASM357369v1, whole genome shotgun sequence harbors:
- the LOC113278440 gene encoding 17.8 kDa class I heat shock protein-like, translating into MSIIPSFFSNQRSNVFDPFSLDIWDPFQGFPFSTGALTGQQGGSDIARETSQLANTRIDWKETPEAHIFRADLPGVKKEEVKVEVEEGRVLKISGEKSRESEEKNDKWHRVERSSGKFLRRFRLPENTKMEEVKATMENGVLTVSVPKVEQKKPEVKSIEISGSSDA